One window from the genome of Perca flavescens isolate YP-PL-M2 chromosome 17, PFLA_1.0, whole genome shotgun sequence encodes:
- the LOC114572632 gene encoding acylphosphatase-2-like isoform X1 produces MSEGEPAGTRLVSLDFEIFGYVQGVCFRMYTEKEGKRLGLVGWVRNTPGGSVEGQVQGPAHMVDQMTLWLSKTGSPTSRITKASFTNQRSIDQLELSGFKTRF; encoded by the exons ATGTCTGAAGGGGAACCAGCAGGAACCAGACTGGTCTCGCTGGACTTTGAGATCTTCGGTTACGTTCAAG GAGTCTGTTTCAGAATG tATACGGAGAAGGAGGGTAAGCGTCTGGGTCTGGTGGGCTGGGTGAGGAACACCCCTGGGGGGTCCGTGGAGGGCCAGGTCCAGGGCCCGGCTCACATGGTGGACCAGAT GACGTTGTGGCTGAGTAAAACAGGAAGTCCGACCAGCCGGATCACCAAAGCCTCGTTCACCAACCAGAGAAGCATCGACCAGCTGGAGCTCTCGGGCTTCAAGACTCGCTTCTGA